The sequence CTGTAGGGCGGCTTCGGCCTGTTTGCGCTCCTCGATCTCTTGTGCTAGCTGGGCATTTTGGGCTTGCAGCTGCCGGGTGAGCGTTTGCAAACGCAGATGGGTCTCCACCCGCGCCAAAACTTCTTCGTACTGTAGGGGCTTGGTAATAAAATCGACCGCGCCTAGGGCAAAGCCTTTGACCTTGTCGGTGGTGTCGGTCAGGGCGGTTAAAAAGATCACCGGAATCGCGGCGGTAGCCTGATTGGCTTTTAGGCGGCGACAGGTTTCGTAGCCGTCAAGGCCCGGCATGAGAATATCGAGCAAAATTAGGTCAGGGGTAGCATAGGTGACCGTTTCCAAGGCGCTTTCGCCATCTTCAGCAAACAGAACTTTAAACCCGGCATTGTTCAAAAAATCGAACAATACCTCCAAGTTGGTCGGGGTATCATCCACGACTAAAATAGTGCCTGCTTGGGCTGTAGCCTCGCTCATGTCGATAGTTGGTAGCGTTTAATCAAGTCAATCGCCTGTCTTCCCTTATAGCTCATGGCTAGCTGCCTCAACTGAAGGGCAAAGGCTGCCCACTGCGGTTCTATGGTTTCTAGGCGCTGGGTGTCGGCGATCAGGCCCTTTAGGTCACCTTTGAGGGCCAGATCTAGCAAACTATTGAGTTCTGCAGCGGGGGGAATGGCGGCGGCAGGTAGGGCATTGGGTAGGGTGTGTGTGTCCTGGCTGGGGCTGAGCTGCTTTAGGTCACCTTGGGCCAATAGAGAACTGTCAGGCTCAGAGATCCACTCTAGCCCCAGGTGGGTTTGGAGCTTCCTCAGCAGGGCGGGTTCGTAGACGGGTTTGGGTAAAAAATCATCGCAGCGAGTTTTTTGCCGCAGCCGCTGATCAAATTCGAGCACGCTGGCAGAAATGGCGATCACTACCACGGATTCTAGCTCGGGGGTTTGCCGCAGCCGTCGGGTCATCTCAAACCCATCCATCAGCGGCATGACCAAGTCGACTAGCACCGCATCGGGGTGGTGCTGCTGGGCGATCGCCAGACCCTGCTGGCCATCGGCGGCCTCTAGCACGGTAAAGCCCAGGGGGGCTAAAAAGTTGACGATGACCGCTCGGTTATAGTCCTTGTCGTCTACGACTAGAATAGTGCGGCGATCGCCCCGGTAGCCTTTCACCAACTGCCCGCCCATTGGCCTCGTCTCGTCACCCTGGGGCGCTGGGGGCAGGTCTAGGTCAAACCAAAATTGGCTTCCCTGGCCCACCTGGCTGCTGACGGCAATATCACTGCCCATCAGCTGCACCAGCTGACGACTAATGGCTAGCCCTAGACCTGTGCCCTCGGGGCGTTGCCCTGGGCTCGTGACCGAGTGAAACGGCTGAAAGATCTGGTCTAGCTGCTCCGGGGCAATGCCAATGCCCGTATCTTCAACCTGAAAGCGCAGGTGGGTGGGCGGGCTGTCCTTGAGGGGGGCGGCCCCTGCCTGGGCCTCGGGATGGGGCGAGGCATCGTCTATTCTCAAGGTTACGTAGCCAGTTTCGGTAAACTTGAGGGCGTTGCCCAGCAGGTTGAGCAGCACCTGCTGAAGCCGCTTCTCGTCGGCATACACAAACTGCGGCAGCGTCGGGGGGGCGACATAGTTGAGCGCAATCTGCTTTTGGGTGGCCCGCAGGCGGCAAATTTCGAGCAGGTTTTGGAGAAAATGGGGCAGATGAAAAGGGCTGGGCTGCAACTCCATCTTCTGCGCTTCAATCTTAGATAGATCGAGCACATCGTTGATGAGCGTCAGCAGGTAGTCGCCACAGCGATGGATGACCTCTAACCCCTTCCGCTGCTGCTGGTCTAGGGCAGCATTTTTTTTCAGCACCTGGCTGTAGCCTAAAATGCCGTTGAGGGGGGTGCGCAGCTCATGGCTCATATTGGCGAGAAATTCGCTTTTAGCCCGACTGGCAACGGTGGCCGCCTCTTCAGCCCGCTGTCGCTCCTGAATTTCCTGCTGAAGGTGACTGTTTTTGGCTTGCAATTCTAGGGTGCGGGCGGCTACGTTGGCCTCTAGGGTGCGGTTGGCCTCGGCCAGGTTGGCATAGAGCCGGGCGTTTTCAATCGAGATGGAGGCCTGGGCGGCCAACAGCTGCAAGATCTCTAGCCGGTCGGGGGTAAAGGCCCCGGTGATCAGGTTATTTTCGAGGTAGAGAATGCCGGTCAGTTTGCCCTGGTGCAGAATCGGGGTGCACAACACCGACTTAGGCTGCTGCGTTGTCACGTAGGGATCGGTGGCAAACATATCTTCCCGATGGGCATCGCTCAAGACGAGTGAGTCGTGGGTTCTAGCCACATAGTTCACTACCGAGAGGGGCACCACCGACGGGTCAAGATCGTTAGTGGGGGGCTGGTGCTCGCTCTCCACGCTGGGGTCTGTCTTCCGCTGCTGTACGGTAATCGCCTCGGCATCCACGGTGCCTGCGGCTTCGATGAGCAGTTGGCCTGCGGTGTCTAGCAGCAGCAGACCCTTCTCGGCTCCAGCATTTTCGAGCACGATCTGCATCAGCTTGGTGAGCAAGTCACTGAGCACAATTTCTCCTGACAGGGCTTGGGACGCCTTGATCACGGTGGCCAGATCTAGGCCCTGAATGCCGCTGCTGCTGGATAGGGAGTGGCTGGTGAGGGTGGGGACTGGCGCGATCGCCTCTGGTCCTGGGGCCTGGGCCAGCAGATGGGGATAGCGAGCCTCTAGCTGGCGGGCCTTGGCGATCGCCCCCCAGCGCAGATAGCCGTAGTAGGCCTCGCTCAGATAGACCTGGGCCACCTTGTCGCGGCCCTCGGCCAGATAAAACTCGGCGGCTCGTTCGTTGCCCAATGCCGCTTCTTGAAGATAACCCTGGTCTAATGCCGCTGCGATTGCCCGGTCGTAGAGAGCCATCGCCTGCCAGGGCTGCTCCAACAGCCGTGCCGTTTCTGCCTCGACTAGGTCCAGCTTGTGCTGAAAATTCATCGGTGCGTGGTTAGCCCACTGCCGCAGACTGGCCTGGTTTTGCGAAATTTTCTCTAACAGCGTTGTTGAGGGGGCCGCCCCTGTGGTCAAAGCCGAGGCCAGGTGCGCCAGAGCATCGTAAAACGTAAACACCGGCACGACAAAAAACGCCTTCACCCCGTCTAAATACTGTTCGGCCTGGGCGGCATTGGCTAAGGCCTCGGCATATTGCCCAAACCCGTAGCAGAGGATCAGCTTGTTGAGATAGAGATAGTGCAGGCCGGTGCGATCGTTGGCGGCTTGCAGCAACGGCAGCCGCTCTGTCTCCCGGTAGGCGCTGCCCTCTAGCCGCCAGGGCTCACTCGGAGCATCGAGCAGATTCAGCACCGCCTGCTCGACAATTTGATTCCAGCCCAGGGCGTTATCTTGCTTGAGCTGAGCCAGGGTCTCGCTGATAGCGGCCATTGCGGTCGCCAGCCGAGGCAGCTCCTGCCCCATCAAATACGAGTGGTGACCGTGCTGCACGGCCCCATAGCCGCCGTACTCAAACTGGCCATTCTCTAGGCCGCTTTGGTAGCCTTCCCACAGCAGGGGCAGGGTTTCGCGCGCGTGCACCTTACCGTGCATGGTGCAGGCAGCGGTCACAAAGTAGACGCTAGCCTTGATCTCCACGGCATTAAACTGGTCGACGACTTGCAAAGCCAGACTGCCAAACTGGTAAGCCGCCTCAATCTCCTGCAAAATGCCGTTGAGAATGACGCCATAGCAGGCATAGCTATAAGCCGCAAAGGGAGAACTGCCGTAGGTGACCGATAGATTGACCTGTTCGCAAATTACCAGCGGAAACAAGCTGGGGGCCGCCTGGTAGCAAGGTGACCCTAAGCTGGTGAGCATGCGCACGACGGCCAGCTTTTCGGGGTCGCTCATTAGGGGCAGGGTCAGTAGGTCATCAGGGTGCTTCCCCGCAAGGGTGGCGGCGGTGCGCCCCAGGGCCTGCTGAATATCGTCCAGGCTGGGAGTTTCGGGCAGGCTCACCCCCAGGGGGGCCAACGCCTGCAAGCCAATTTTGACGGCGTCTCGCTGTTGCAGCTGGGCCATGCAGGCCTGAATTTTGACCTCGTACACCTTCATGGTGTGAATGGGGGCACAGGTTTGTTGCAGGGCCGCCGCTGTCCAGGTTTCCATTTGCTCAAAGTCGCCGTTGAGGTAGGCGGCTTCGGCGGCGGCTTCGTGTAGTGCCAGGGTTAGGTTGTACTGCTGTTGCCAGCTGTCGGGGGGCATCAGATCTAATCCCACGATCGCGTAGCGCAGGGCTGAGTCGTAGGCCGCCGCTGCCTTGGCCTTTTGCGAGGCGAGCCGGTTGAGTTCGGCTAGGGCGTAGATCTCGGCCTCAGCGGTAATTAACTCGATACCGGAGTTGAGCTGGTTGGCGATCGCAAAAATATGCTCGTTGTGCTCCGCTACCGCAATATTTTGTAGGAGCAGCCGACCAATCTGAAGATGCACCTCTGGCCGCTGCAACTCTGGAATTAACAGATAGGCCGCTTGCTGCACCCGGTCATGCAAAAACTTATAGGCGATCGGAGCCTCAGGGCTAGAGAGCGGTGCGATCGTCTCCGGGGGGTGGGCGGCGACATCGAGGGCCAGCGGAATTTTGTAGGTCTGATTGAGGGGTACTACGAAATCGGCCTGAAGGGCTTCCCACAGATCGGTGGCCGTTTGGGCCTGGGTAGCTTGGTGAACGATCGCCAGCACATCGAGGGTAAAGGTGTCGCCAATGCAGGCGGCCAGCCTCAAGACCTGCTGGGTTTTGACCGAGAGCTTTTGAATTTGGTTCACCATCAGTTCAACCACATTTTCAGTGATTTCAACCTCCTGCAAAACCGCCATATCCCACTGCCAGCCGCCTTGGTCAAAGTCAAACCAGAGCAGCCGGTCTTGGTAGAGCGATTTCAGCAGCTGGGTGAGAAAGAAGGGGTTGCCCTGGGTTTTCTTAAACACTAGCTGTGCCAGGGGCCGAGCCTCGGTTTCGCTGGTGTGCAGCGTACTGGCCACTAGCTGAGTGACATGCTCGATGCCCAAAGGCCGCAACACCAGCTTACGCACCGGCACAGACGCCGCCTGGATGCGCTCCAGAGTTGATATTAGGGGGTGGGCCAGGCTGACCTCATGGTCGCGGTAGGCCCCCAGCAGCAGTAAATACTGGCTTTCAGGGTTGATCGCCAGCAGCTCAATTAGCGTCAGCGAGGGCAGGTCGGCCCACTGCAAGTCATCTAAAAAAATCACCAGGGGGTGTTCTGGCTGGCTAAACACCCGCAAGAACTGCTGAAACACACGATTGAACCGATTTTGGGCCTCCGATGGCCCTAGCTGAGGCACCGCTGGCTGGGGGCCAATAATCCGCTCCACCTCTGGAATCACATCGATGATGATCTGACCGTTTGCGCCTAGAGCCTCTCGCAGCTTGGTTCGCCAAGCCGCCACCTGGTCGTCACGCTCAGTCAGCAGCTGCCGCATCAGCTCTTGAAAGGCCTGGGTCAGCGAGGCATAGGGCACATTGCGCTTAAACTGATCAAACTTACCGGCAATAAAGTAGCCTCGCTGCTGGGCAATCGGTTTGTGCACCTCCTGGACAAGAGCCGTTTTGCCAATGCCCGAGTAGCCGCTGACCAGCATCAGTTCGGTGGCCCCCGCCGTCACCTGCTGAAACGCTTTCAGTAGCGTGGCCACTTCGAGGTCGCGACCATAGAGGGTTTGGGGCACGAGAAACTGGCTAAAGCAGTCGAGTTCGCCGATCGCAAAGGGGGCAATGGTGCCGGTTGCTTCGAGCTGCTGTTGACCCATCAGCAGATCGGCCTTGAGGCCCAGGGCGCTCTGGTAGCGGTCTTCAGCGGTCTTGGCCAGCAGTTTCATCACCAAGTCGGCGAGGGGCTGAGGTAGGTTTGGGGCGAGCGTTTGGGGGGCTACCGGAGCTTTGGCAATATGGCAGTGCACCAGCTCCAACGGGTCAATAGTGGTAAAGGGCAGCTGCCCGGTCAGCATTTCGTAAAAGGTGACGCCCAAAGAGTAAAAATCGGTGCGATAGTCGATTGTCCGATTCATGCGTCCGGTTTGCTCGGGCGATAGATAGGCCAGCGTTCCTTCCAGCCGGTTAGGATTACTCATCGCTGGGTTCTCCCGCGACAGGCGCGAGGCCAGACTAAAATCGATCAGCTTGACCTGTCCGCTGACCGGATTGATCAGAATATTGCGAGGATTGAGGTCTTTGTGCACAATCTGGCGTTGGTGCAGCTCTGCTAGGGCCGCCACCACCTGAAGGGCGATCGCTAGAAACTGGCCGATCGCCAGGGTGCTTTGACGCAGATATTGGCTGAGGGAAATGCCGCCAAAGTCTTCTAATATCAGCGCCAGCCCGTTGGGGTAGCTCTCTAGGGCTAGCGGTTTGATGATACCGGCATGGTCTAAGCTGTCGAGAATTTTGAATTCGTGTCTGAGGCGGGTGATTTCCTCTAAGGCGGGATAGTCGTTTTTGAGAATTTTGATCACAACTGGCCGTTGATCGGCTTGCGATACCCCGGCAAACACTCGGGTGTAGATGCCCTCGTGCATTGCCCGGTGCAGCGTATAGCCAGCCAGCCGATTCTGTACAACCACGCATTAACCCCTAGGACGGAAGCCGCTGGTGCTGACTGCAAACGAGTCAGTCTTCAGGAGATTTCTAGATCAAGAAATTCCCCGCTGTATCCGGCGACTGTCGCCACCGTAGGATGGGCACTGCCCACTATTGGGGAGAACGTTTTCCAGCAGTCGCCTCAATACTTGAGGGTAACAAACTGGAGAGGAACAACATTACCAACCTTCATCTTTTGCGCCAGCCCCAGATCAGGGTCAGGCCCAGCAGGAACGGCGTAAGCCAGTCGCCCCAGCGACTATAGGGGGTGAGGTTCTGACGGCGATCGAGGGTGGCGCGGTGGGTGAGGTAGGTTTGAGGTTCGCC is a genomic window of Nodosilinea sp. E11 containing:
- a CDS encoding AAA family ATPase produces the protein MVVQNRLAGYTLHRAMHEGIYTRVFAGVSQADQRPVVIKILKNDYPALEEITRLRHEFKILDSLDHAGIIKPLALESYPNGLALILEDFGGISLSQYLRQSTLAIGQFLAIALQVVAALAELHQRQIVHKDLNPRNILINPVSGQVKLIDFSLASRLSRENPAMSNPNRLEGTLAYLSPEQTGRMNRTIDYRTDFYSLGVTFYEMLTGQLPFTTIDPLELVHCHIAKAPVAPQTLAPNLPQPLADLVMKLLAKTAEDRYQSALGLKADLLMGQQQLEATGTIAPFAIGELDCFSQFLVPQTLYGRDLEVATLLKAFQQVTAGATELMLVSGYSGIGKTALVQEVHKPIAQQRGYFIAGKFDQFKRNVPYASLTQAFQELMRQLLTERDDQVAAWRTKLREALGANGQIIIDVIPEVERIIGPQPAVPQLGPSEAQNRFNRVFQQFLRVFSQPEHPLVIFLDDLQWADLPSLTLIELLAINPESQYLLLLGAYRDHEVSLAHPLISTLERIQAASVPVRKLVLRPLGIEHVTQLVASTLHTSETEARPLAQLVFKKTQGNPFFLTQLLKSLYQDRLLWFDFDQGGWQWDMAVLQEVEITENVVELMVNQIQKLSVKTQQVLRLAACIGDTFTLDVLAIVHQATQAQTATDLWEALQADFVVPLNQTYKIPLALDVAAHPPETIAPLSSPEAPIAYKFLHDRVQQAAYLLIPELQRPEVHLQIGRLLLQNIAVAEHNEHIFAIANQLNSGIELITAEAEIYALAELNRLASQKAKAAAAYDSALRYAIVGLDLMPPDSWQQQYNLTLALHEAAAEAAYLNGDFEQMETWTAAALQQTCAPIHTMKVYEVKIQACMAQLQQRDAVKIGLQALAPLGVSLPETPSLDDIQQALGRTAATLAGKHPDDLLTLPLMSDPEKLAVVRMLTSLGSPCYQAAPSLFPLVICEQVNLSVTYGSSPFAAYSYACYGVILNGILQEIEAAYQFGSLALQVVDQFNAVEIKASVYFVTAACTMHGKVHARETLPLLWEGYQSGLENGQFEYGGYGAVQHGHHSYLMGQELPRLATAMAAISETLAQLKQDNALGWNQIVEQAVLNLLDAPSEPWRLEGSAYRETERLPLLQAANDRTGLHYLYLNKLILCYGFGQYAEALANAAQAEQYLDGVKAFFVVPVFTFYDALAHLASALTTGAAPSTTLLEKISQNQASLRQWANHAPMNFQHKLDLVEAETARLLEQPWQAMALYDRAIAAALDQGYLQEAALGNERAAEFYLAEGRDKVAQVYLSEAYYGYLRWGAIAKARQLEARYPHLLAQAPGPEAIAPVPTLTSHSLSSSSGIQGLDLATVIKASQALSGEIVLSDLLTKLMQIVLENAGAEKGLLLLDTAGQLLIEAAGTVDAEAITVQQRKTDPSVESEHQPPTNDLDPSVVPLSVVNYVARTHDSLVLSDAHREDMFATDPYVTTQQPKSVLCTPILHQGKLTGILYLENNLITGAFTPDRLEILQLLAAQASISIENARLYANLAEANRTLEANVAARTLELQAKNSHLQQEIQERQRAEEAATVASRAKSEFLANMSHELRTPLNGILGYSQVLKKNAALDQQQRKGLEVIHRCGDYLLTLINDVLDLSKIEAQKMELQPSPFHLPHFLQNLLEICRLRATQKQIALNYVAPPTLPQFVYADEKRLQQVLLNLLGNALKFTETGYVTLRIDDASPHPEAQAGAAPLKDSPPTHLRFQVEDTGIGIAPEQLDQIFQPFHSVTSPGQRPEGTGLGLAISRQLVQLMGSDIAVSSQVGQGSQFWFDLDLPPAPQGDETRPMGGQLVKGYRGDRRTILVVDDKDYNRAVIVNFLAPLGFTVLEAADGQQGLAIAQQHHPDAVLVDLVMPLMDGFEMTRRLRQTPELESVVVIAISASVLEFDQRLRQKTRCDDFLPKPVYEPALLRKLQTHLGLEWISEPDSSLLAQGDLKQLSPSQDTHTLPNALPAAAIPPAAELNSLLDLALKGDLKGLIADTQRLETIEPQWAAFALQLRQLAMSYKGRQAIDLIKRYQLST